TTCATGGAGAACCCTCCTTTCGGGGTGCGCTTCTTTTTCACAGCTGCATTATATATGGTCAATATTGGTCAGTCAAGAGGTTCCGGAGAAATTTTTGCTTTTTATCGACCTTTCGCGGCGATTTGGCAATTCCAGGGGATCGTGCTATGATGCGTGCGGCGGCAACGACCTTGCGCGGCCGTAAAAATTTTGCGATGACAGCGGAGGGATCCTCATGAAAAACGACGTTTCGCGGCGGCTGATCGACTTTCTCGACGGCAGTCCCACGTGCTACCAGGCGATCGAAAATCTTTCTTCCCGACTGCGGGAAAAGGGCTACGCGCCGCTTCGCGAGTCCGAACGCTGGGCGCTCGCGCGCGGCGGCAAATATTTCGTAACGCGGGGCGAATCGTCGCTGATCGCGTTCCGGCTCCCCGCGGGCGAGCTGCGCGGCTTCATGCTGACGGCCTCGCACAGCGACTCGCCGACGTTCAAGCTGCGCCAGAACGCCGAAGTCCCTTCCGCGGGCAATACGGTGCGCCTCAGCGTCGAGGGGTACGGCGGGGCCATCATGCGCTCGTGGCTCGACAAACCGCTGTCCGTGGCCGGACGCGTCTTCGTCAAGGAGGGCGCGGGGCTTGCCTCCAAACTGATCGACATCGACCGCGACCTGCTCGTCATCCCCAGCCTGGCCATCCACATGAACCGGGAGATGAACAAGGGCGTCGAGCTCAAGGCCAACGTCGACATGCTGCCGCTGTTTTCCGCGGCGGGCGAGGAGGGCGCGTTCCGCCGTCTGGTCGCCGAAGCCGCGGGCGTCGGCGCGGACGAGATCGTTTCGACGGAGCTGTTCCTTTATCCGCGCACGCCCGGCACGCTGGTAGGTTTGAACGAAGAGTTCATCGCCTCGCCGCGGCTCGACGACCTCGAATGCGTGTTCTGCTGCTATAACGGTTTTGTCGAGAGCGAAAGCGAACCGTCCGCCTCGGCGCCGCTGTTCTGCGTCTTCAACAACGAAGAGGTGGGCAGCGGCAGCCGCCAGGGCGCCAATTCCACATTTTTGGAAGACACCGTCGGCCGCATCTGCGGAAGCCTGGGCATGAGCGCCGACGAGCGCGGCGCGGCCGTCGCCGACAGCTTTATGATTTCCGCCGACAACGCCCACGCGATCCATCCCGCGCATTCCGAATACGCCGACGGCAACGAGTTCCCGGTGTTGAACGGCGGCGTCGTCATCAAATACAACGCCGCGCAGAAGTACACGACCGACGGCCTTTCCGGCGCGGTCTTCACGCGGCTGTGCGAACTGGCCGGCGTGCCGGTGCAGCGCTACAGCAACCGCGCCGACCTGCCGGGCGGCTCGACGCTGGGCAACATCAGCGGCTCGCACCTGTCGGTGCCGACGGTCGACATCGGCCTGCCGCAGCTGGCCATGCACAGCTGCTATGAAATCGCCGGCGTCAAGGACGCCGAATACCTGATCGCCGCTGCGCGCGCGTTCTACGGCAAAAGCTTCCGCCACGGCGCGGACGGGCGGATCGCGCTGGAATGAACCATGTTGCGACAATAGAAAAAGAGGAAGGAACCGCGCTCTGGTTCCTTCCTCTTTTTCTATTGCATCAGCCTGACGGGATCGCCGTCTTTGAGGGCGTTGCCGCCGAAGACGATCACTTCGTCGCCGTCTTTCAGGCCCGCCAGGATTTGCACGTCGACTCCCTGCGAGATGCCGGTTTTGACCTTGACGACTTTCGCCGTTCCATGCTCGTGCAGCACCAGTTCATTGTTTTCCGGATCGGCGGTGCGGTCGAGGCGCAGCGCGCTTGTCGGCACGACGAACGCGCCGACGGCTTCCCGTTCCACGACGAAGGCGCGCCCGAACATGCCGGGGCGAAGTTTGTCGCCCGCCGCGGCGTTCTCCAGCTGCGCTTCCACGGAAGCGGTGCGGGATTGCGGATCGATGTAATCGTCCACTGCGACGATCTGCGCCCTGAACTCTTCCCTGGGGAGCGCGTCGAGAGAGAGAAGCACCGACATGCCCGGATGGACGGAGTAAAAGCGCTTTTCCGGCACGCGGAAGGTCGCCTTGATAACGCTCAGGTCTGCCAGCTCCGCCACGGGCGTGTTGGGGGAGAGCATGGCGCCGGGAGCGAGGGCATAGTCGTTCAGCACGGTGCCGTCGATCGAAGCGGTGATGATGTATTCGTCGCGGGTGACCGTGAGGCGGTCCAGATCGGATCTGGCGGCGTCGTATTGCGCGCGGGCGCTTCGATAGGCCGTGTCTTTGCTGTCGAGCAGCTGCTGCGTGCTGAAACCCTCTTTTTTCAAACGCTGGTACCGCTGCAGCTCGATCTGCGCGTTGGCCCATTCGGCGCGGGTGCGGGCGACGGCGGCCCGGGCCGCGGCGATCTGGGCGTCCTGTTCGGCGTGGGCGAGGACGGCGATCTGCTGTCCTTTTTTGACGACGGCGCCTTTGGCGACGGTCAGTCTTTCCAGCCGTCCCGTGACGCGCGGATAGAGGACGACGCGCTGCAGCGCCTCGAGCGAGGTGTTTTGCGTGAAGCCTTCGCGGATCGTCGCGTCGGCGCGCAGCACTTTGATCCGCACATAGGCCGGCCCGGCGGGGGCCGCCGCGATCGGGGCCGGCCGAAGAGGCGACAGTGTCAGCGCCAGCAGCGGTATCAGGCAGAAACGTTTTTTCATCGTTTTTTCCCTTCCAGCGTCCAGGGAATCAAGGCTCCCTCGGCACGTTTCAACGCGACGACTTTCATCAAATGGTCGAAGAGCGACTGGCTGTAATCCTTGCGCGCCGCCGTCAGGTTGGATTGGGCTTCCAGCAGGTCGAGCTGCGGCGTCACGCCTTCGCGGTAACCGACCTGGGAGAGGCGCAGCGTCTCCCGGGCCAATGCCAGCGACTTGCGATGCGCTTCGACTTGAACGGCGCTGTCGCCGATCTCGACCCAGGCCAGCTCGATCTCCGAGAGGACGTCCAGTTCTTTCTGCCGCAGCGCCTGTTTGTTCTGCTCCTGAACGGCCTTCGCCTTCATGACTTCGCCGCGGGTCTGCCCGCGGTCGTAGAGCGGGATCTCGAGGGTGAGCGTCGCTTTCCATGAGTCGTCGCCGGCGTCCTGGTTACGATATGGATCGGAGTAGTCGGCGGCCGCGCTCAGATCGAAACTTGGCTTCATGGCGCCGCGGACGATCTTGATCTGTTCCGACTGGATCGCGATCTGTTTTTCCAGCATGGCGACGTCGGCGCGCTGCTTTTGAGCCAGCGCGACGGACTGCTGCGCCGTGCCCCGGGGATCGGCGAGTTCGAGGGTCCCCTTGGGGAGCAGCGCGCTGGAAGGCGCCAGCCCCATCAGGTTCAGCAACGTGATGCGCTCAGCGTCGAAGGCGCCGCGGCTGGAAGCCAGCGCCGCCTCGTTGGCGCTGAGCTTCTGTTCGGCGCGGATGACTTCGAGCTGATTGGCCAGGCCGACCCCGAGCATTTGCCGGACTTCCCGCACGTGCGTGCGGGAAGTCTCCACGGCGTCCTGCGCCGCGGCCACTTTCTCGCGCGCGAGGATGACGCCGTAAAAGGCGTCGTAAACGTTCACGGCCAACGCCTCTTCCGCTTCCCGCACGCCGAGTTCCGCCTGCGACAGCGTCGCCTGCGCCTGACGCCGCTGGGCCGCGTGCCTGCCGCCGGCGTAAAGGTTCTGCGTCAACGCGATGCCGGCGCTGACGCTGTCGGTCCGCGAAGTGCCGATGACGGTGGGGGAACGGTTGTCGCTGTATTGGCCGGTCAGGCTCAATCGCGGCAAAAAATTTCCCCGGGCCTGCACGACGCCGCCTTTGGCTTTGTTGAGCTCCTGCCGCCGGGAGTTGAGAGTCGGGCTCTGTTCCAAGGCCGTGACGATCGCTTCGCCGATCGAGAGGTCCTGAGCGCGCAGCCCGGCGGGGCAGAGGAGAGCGCCCGCAAGAAGAACCGCCCGCATGATCCGTTTCATGTTACGCTCCTTTCGTCTGCGAGAACGCCGCCTTTTTCATCCGGCGTCCGCGGCGCACGGCCTTGGCGCGATGGAGTTTGCCCTTGACGAAATCGGCGAAATCGTCCATCGACAGATACACGACGGGGATGACGAGCAATGTCAGCAGCGTGGAGGTGAAAAGGCCGCCGATCACGGCCGCGGACATGGGCTGGCGCACTTCGCCGCCAAGGCTGAGGCCAAGGGCGATCGGCAGCGTGCCGATCATCGTCGAGGTCGTCGTCATCAGGATGGCCCGCAGGCGCAGCGGTCCGGCGTTCAGCATCGCCGTGACCTTGTCCAGGCCCTTGGCGCGTTCCTTGTTGGCGAAATCGACGAGCATGATGGCGTTGTTGACGACGATGCCGATCAGAAGGATGATCCCCATCAGGCTCATGACGCTCAGCCGCAGCCCCATCAGGTAGAGGAAGCCGAACGCGCCGCTGGTCATGAGCGGCAGGGAGAACATCACCGTCAGCGGGTGCAGGAACGATTCGAACTGCACGGCCATGACCATGTACACGAGCACGACGGCGAAAACGATGCCCGTGACGATATAACCGAAGCTCTCCCGCATGTTCTCGGAATCCCCGGCCGGCGTCATCGTGAAGAGCCCGTTCTGCGGGGCGTGGCGGCGGAAGACCTCTTCCATGATCTGAATGCCTTCGCCGGGCGAGATCCCTTCGGTATTGGCCTGGATCTGGATGGAGCGCTGCCGGTTGTAGCGCTTGATGACGTTCGGGGCCATATCCATGACGGGCGTGACCAGACCGTCGGCGCGGATCAGGTCGCCGCCGTTCGTGCGCACGAGCGTGTTGAGCACTTTATCCGGCGTGTTGCGTCCGGGTTCGTCGGCGCGGATGCGGATGTCGTAGCGGTATCCTTCGTCGTTGAACGTGCCGGCAGTCGTGCCGCCGAACCAGGCGTCGAGCTCGGACGAAAGCGTCCTCACGTTGACGCCGAGGTCGTCCGCCAGGGCGCGGTTGAGCTCGAGGTTGATGCGCGGCTTGTTCATCTGCAGGTCGGTGACGATGTCGGCGAGGCCGCGCTTTTCGCGCTGCAGGTCGGCCTTGATCTCGTCGCCGAGCTTGGCCAGCTCTTCGGTGGTCGGCCCCTGGATGACCAGCGTCAGATCGCTGCCGCCCCAGTTGCCGAGCTTGATGTCGACGTCCTTGTACGCGGCGAGCTTCTCGCGCCATTCGCGCATGATCGCGCCGGACGAGGGCCTGAGCTTGCGGTCGACGAGATGGACGTGTAGCGTCCCCTTGTACACGGCCGAACCGGCGCCGCCGCCGGCGTTGCCGTAGGTATACAAAACCCGCGGATCCTGCTGGACCGTTTCGGAAAGCTCCTTCATGAAGGCGAGCGTGCTCTCGATCGAAGCGTCGGCCGCCATTTCCACGCTGATGTTGAAGCGCCCCTGGTCTTCGTTGGGGAAGAATTCGCTGCCCAGCTTCCCGGCGATGAAAATGCCTGCGGTGAAAGCGCCGACGGCGATCGCCAGCGTCGAGAGACGGTGGCGGACCGCGGCTTTCAGGACGCGGCTGTAACCGCGCTCGAGCCAGATCAGCGGTTTCTCCATCCAGTTCTGCCAGCGGACCGGCTTTTTCATGCGTCCGAGCAGGTTGGCGCACAGAAACGGCGTCAGCGTCACCGAAAGGAGCAGGGAGATGGCGATCGTCACCGTCACCGTGGTGCCGAAGGAACTGAAGAAACGTCCGATCATGCCGGGCATCAGCGCGACGGGCAGGAACACGGCGATCGTCGTCGCGGCGCCGGCAATGACCGAAGCGCCCACTTCGCTCGTGCCGTCGAGCGCCGCCCGCATGGCCGTCTTGCCCATCTCGCGGTGGCGCTGCACGTTCTCGATCACGACGGTGGTCGCGTCGACGACCATGCCGACGGCCAGCGACAGTCCCATGGCGCTCATGTTGTTCAGGGTGAATCCCATGCCCCAGAGGACGATGATACTTCCCAGAAGGCAGACGGGGATCGTGATGACCGTGACGATGGTCGCCCTGAAAGTGCGCAGGAACAGGAACATAATCAGAGAGGTCAGCAGGATCCCCATAATGATGTCGTCGCGCACGCCGTGCATGGAGTTGAGAATGTAGACGGAGTTGTCCTGAACGACTTTCAGCGTCACGCCGGGAGGCGCGATGCCGTTCAGCTCTTCGAGGCGTTTTTTCACGCCTGCGGCAAGATCGACCTCGTTGGCGCCTCGCTGCTTGCGGATGAAAATCAAGATGGAATCCTTGCCGTTGTAGAGGGCGACGTTCCTGACGTCTTCAAAGCCGTCTTCGATGCGGGCGATGTCGCGGAGGCGGATCACGGCGCCGTTGACGTTTTTGATCGGCAGGTTGGCCAGCTCTTCGACGCTGGCATATTCTCCGTTGAGGCGGATCCCGTACTCCTGCGCGCCGGTCTCGACCCGTCCGGCGGGAAGCTCTACGTGCTTGTTTTGAATGGCGTTCTTCACTTCAAGGGCCGTCAGATTGCGCGACTCCAGTTTGTACGGATCGACCCAGACGCGGATCTGGCGTTCCTGAAAGCCGCCGCTTTCGGCGCCGCCGACGCCCTGGACCGTCTGCAGACGTTCGAGGGCGACTTTGTCGACGAACCGGGAAAGGTCGCGTCTGCTGGTTTGACCGGTGCTTTCGACGGCAATGAACATGACGGGACGGTCGTCCATGTTGAACTTGTCGGTCTGCGGGCTTTTGGCGTCGTCGGGAAGACTGCTCTGCACCATGCTGGCCTTGCCGCGGACGTCGGCGGCGGCGTTGTCGATATCGCGCTCGAGGACGAACTCGACGATGATGAAGGAGCGTCCCTCGTAACTGCTCGACGAGATGTTTTTGATGCCCTCGATGGTGTTGATGCGCGCTTCCAGGACGTCGGTCACGTCGTTGTCGACGATGGCGGGACTGGCGCCCTCGAGCGTCGTGCGAACCATGACGACGGGGATATCGACGTTCGGCATCCGCTCGATGCCGATCTGATACAGGCCGTACAGTCCAAAGACGATCAGCGCCAGAGTGCCGATAATCACGCCGACAGGCCTGCGCATCGAACTTTCGACAATTTTCATCTTATCCGTCCTTTCCCGCCATCGAACGGCGCCCTGAGAGAAGACGCGCCAATTTCACCGTGCTTGAGTTATAATAGCTCTGATTTTGAATTATATCTCTATTTTGAACGCGCGCAATGTAGATTATGACAATCGAAGCGTTAACTTCGGAGAAATTCAAAAAAAATAAATCCATGCGATCGCGGCGGAGCGGTCCGAAACCGCCCAATCACAGAGGAGCGCGAGATTCATGAAGCACCTGTTACGATGGTCGGCCGTCCTGCGGCGGCAATTCGGCGAACGGGTCCAGAAAGTTTCCCTGGATATCGGCGCCGGCTGCCCGCATCGCCAGGGACTGCGCGGCGGCGGCTGCATTTTCTGCGACGAAAGGGGAGGCGGCAGCGGCGCCTTCATTCAGGGCATATCCCTGCGGGAACAGGTCAGAAGAGGGATCGCCGGAGCCTGGAAACATTACGGCACTCGTTCCATCATCCTGTACTTTCAGAGCTATTCGGCGACCAATCTGCCGCTGGAACGGTTCGCGTCGGCGCTCAACGAAGCTCGCGACGCCGCGGCCGCTTTGGGAGCGAACGTGCGCGCCATTTCCGTGAGCACGCGCCCCGACCTGCTCCCCGAGCCGGTCCTCAATTATCTGCAGGAGCTGGCGGAAAACTGCCAGATCTGGCTGGAGCTCGGCGTGCAGACCACGGACCCGCAAGGATTGCGGTGGCTGCGCCGCGGGCATGGATTGGACGTCGTGGAGCAGGCTCTTGCCCGGCTGAGCAAAACGCGCGTGCAAACTTGCGCGCACCTGATCGCGGGCATCCCGGGTGAACGGGAAGATCAGCTGACGCGGTCGGCTCTGTGGCTTGCGGAAAGGGGAGTGCAGGCGCTCAAATTCCACCCGCTGTATGTGCTGCGCGGGACGCCGCTTGAAACTCTGTACGCGGCGGGGCGATTCGAGCCGCTGAGCCGGAAAGGATACGTCGGGCGTCTCGTCGAAGCTCTTTGGAAATTGCCCGACGGGATCGTCCTGCAAAGGCTGACGGCGGGCGTGAGACCGGCGCAGCTGGTCGCGCCGCAGTGGATCTTGGACAAAGAATCGTTGGAACGGCAGATCGCCGCGCGTTTCATTTTCATGCCGCCTCGTCAGAACTCCGTCCGATGATCCCGGCGGGATGGCTATAAAACTATTATAAGACAATATTAAAAATCGACACGCCAGACTTCATAAAGACTGGCGTGTCGATTTTTTAACGGAGATGCCGAATATAGTCTTCGTTCAGCAGGCCGGGGATCGTCCTGTTGGCGAAGAACGCCAGGACGGAATCGACGGCGCCGCGGCACTCGCGCCGCAGAGCTTCGGCAGTCCAGCCGGCGGAGTGGGGCGTGAGCAGGGCGCTGCCGCAGCGAAGAAGCGGATTTCCGGACTGCGGCGGTTCGACCTGAAAGACGTCGACGGCCGCGGCGGACAAGGGGCCGTTTTCGAGCGCCCGGGCGAGCGCCGCTTCGTCGACGAGCGCGCCGCGGGCCGTGTTGACGAAGACGGAGCCGGGCTTCATCATTTCGAAGAGTCGCTCGTCGAAAAATCCCCGCGTGGCTTCGTTCACCCGGCAGTGAAGGGTCACGGCGTCGCACTGAGGCAGCATCTCTTCCAAAGTCTCGACGAAAGAGAACCGGCCGTCGTCCGGGCGCCCGTCCCGGGCATGAGGGGAGTAGACGAGCAGACGGCAGCCGAAGGGGACGAGCCGGTCGAGGACTTCGCGGCCGATCGCCCCCAGCCCGACGATCCCGACCGTGGCACCGCGCAGGTCATGTCCCAGCAAAGAGTCGGAGCTGCGCCAGCCGCCCCGGCGGATGACCGGCAGCTGCAGGTCGAAGCGCCGCAGCGCGGCGATGATCAGCATGACGGTATATTCGGCGATCGTCGTCGTGTTGGCGCCGGGGACGCATGAGACGGCGACGCCGCAGCGGGCGGCATATCCGACGTCGATATTGGAAGGCGGGCCGCCGCACTTGGCGATGAGCTTGAGTCCGGTCGCCGCCAGCAGCTGATCGTTGGATATCGCCGTCGCGGAGGTAATCACGACCGCCGCGGAACGGGCAAGGATCTCGTCGATCTCCTCGGGCCGCACGGGACCGTCGGGATTGACAAATTCGACCGCGGCGATCTCGCGCAGCGCGGCGAACCATGCTTCCGGTCCTTCCGGTTCGATGACTGTCACACATGGTTTCATGTTCGAAAAATCCTTTCGCCTACGCATAAAGCGAATCCCCAGAAGAGAAACGTCTCTTTTCCGGGGATTCGCCATCGAGTCAAATACCTTATTTGCCGATCATTTTGCCCATTTCGTCAAGATGCTTGCTCATCTGCTCGAGCTGCGCTTTAAAGGCGTCGTATTCGGCGCGGGCAAGATTCTGGGTGAAAGCCGTAAGCTCGTCGACGGATTTCTGCATCGAAGCCAGGTCTTTTTTGACCTGGGCGATCTCGTCATTCGGCATCTGACCGACGGCGGACGTCTTGATCTGATCCAGCTCGGCCTTCAAAGAGTCGAAACGGCTGTTCGTCACCGTAGCCAAAATATTCAGGAGCAGAACGACGCCGAGAACGATCAGAACGATCTTCTTTACCCCCAGACCTTTGACGTATTCAGCGATCTTCGTTTTTTCTTCCAACATGTTTATATGCCTCCTTGAGATTTTGTCCCGATCGTTTTTCATGGTGTCCTATAATGTATCTTATGTTACGCGCAGGGGAATTCTTGCCGATTTTGGCTGGATACAAATCAGAGCTCGGCGGCGCGGAAATTTTTCAGGATCGCGAAAAAATCGCGCGCTTTCAATGAAGCGCCGCCGATCAGGCCGCCGTCGATCGACGGCCGGCTGAAGAGTTCCGCCGCGTTCGACGGTTTGACCGAGCCGCCGTACAGGACCGGAACGCGAACCGAATCTTTGATGAGGCGGCAGACTTTTTCCGCGTCTTCGGCGCTGGCCGCGCGGCCGGTGCCGATGGCCCAGACCGGTTCGTAAGCGACGATATACGCCGCGCCGGCGGGAAAGTCTTTCACGCCTTTTTGAAGCTGATCGGAAATGACGGCGGCCGTTCGCCCGGCGTCGCGCTGTTCGAGCGTTTCGCCGACGCACAGCACCGGGATCAAAGCGGACGCCAGGCAATTCAGCGCTTTTTTGTTGACCAGCTCCGAAGATTCGCCATAGATATGACGGCGCTCGCTGTGCCCGACGATCACGTACCGACAGCCGGCTTCCTTCAGCATCGACGGCGCGACCTCGCCGGTATAAGCGCCTTCGCCGTGGTCGCTGGCGTTTTGCGCCCCCACGTTGATGCCGAGGTTCGTGAAGTTTTTCACCGCTTCGGGGATGAGGACGAAAGGAGGAAAAACGCAAATCTCCGTTTCGGCGTTCAAGCCCGGCCGCTCCGAAAAGAAAGCGGCGCTCTCGGCGGCAAAATCATTTATGGCGTGAAGGCTCTGGTTCATTTTCCAATTACCGAACAGGAAAATTCTTTTCATGCCTGACCTCGCTTTTCTGCACCGTTGGTTGTCAAAAAGCCCGCTTCCCGGCATGGCATTCACTCGAAAAGCAGGCTTCCGTCGCATCAAAAACTACTCTTCTTCCTCGGTCAGCAACCCCTGGCGTTCGGAGACGATCTTTTTCGTGATCTCTTCGGGGACGGGATCATAGTGCGAAAAGGCCATTTCGTAAGTTCCGCGTCCGGAAGTCATCGAACGCAAGTTGATGGCGTACTGGAACATCTCCGCCTGAGGCACCTGCGCGTTGACGACCTGGAGATGCCCCAGCGTGTCGACGCCCATGATGCGGCCGCGGCGGGTGTTGAAATCCCCCATGATCTCGCCGAGATACTGATCGGGGACAATGACTTTCACGTCCATGATCGGCTCGAGCAGGATCGGCGAAGCTTCGGCCATCCCCTTCTTGAAGGCCAGGTGCGCCGCCGTCTTGAAGGCCATTTCCGAGGAATCGACGTCGTGATACGAACCGAAATACAGCGACGCTTTGAAGTCCACCGTCGGGAACGCCGCCAGCACGCCCTTGTTCAGGCACTCGCGCAGCCCTTTTTCGACGGCGGGGATGTACTGCCTCGGCACCGTGCCGCCGGTGATCTTGTCTTCGAAGACGAAGCCCTCTCCCCGCTCGAGGGGCTGAACTCGATGTAAACGTCGCCGTACTGGCCGTGGCCGCCGGTCTGCTTTTTGTGCTTGCCCTGCGCCTTGGCCGACTTGCGGATCGTTTCGCGATACGCGACCTGCGGCACGCGGGTCTTCAGGTTGACGCCGAAGCGGTCTTTCAGCTTGGCGAGAACGATGTCGAGATGGAGATTGCCCATGCCGGAAAGGATGTTGTCGTTCGTTTCCGCGTTTTTCTCGAAGCTGACCGTGGGATCTTCTTCGGTGATACGGCGGACCGCCGTCCCCAGCTTGTCCTCGTCGGCGCGGCTCTCGGGATCGACGGCGACCGAATACACCGGGCGCGGGAACTTGATGGCCGGATAGAGCACGGTGCTGCCGGCCTTGCCCATCGTATCGCCGGCCCGCGTGCTCTGCAGCTTGGGAATGGCGACGATCATGCCGGTCGTGACTTCCTTGACGTCGACGCTCTCCTTGCCCTGCATAATCTTGAAGGTGCTGACGCGCTCCTCCTGCCCGGTGCTGACGTTGAAGATCGGTTCGTCGGTGGTCAGTTTGCCGGAATTGACGCGGACATAGGAAAGTTTGCCCACGTAAGGATCGACCAGCACCTTGAAGCACAGGCCGCTGAACGTGGCGTCGTCGTCCGGCTTGATCGTGATCTCTTTCTCCCCTCCCTTGACCGCGGGGCGTTCGCGCATCTCCAGCGGGCTGGGAAGATAATCGACGATCAGGTCCATGAGCTGGCGGACGCCGATGTTTTTCAGCGCGGAACCGGGCATGACCGGGAAGATCTTGCACTTGTAAATGCAGCGCTGCAAAACGGGAAGCAGTTCGT
This sequence is a window from Pyramidobacter sp. YE332. Protein-coding genes within it:
- a CDS encoding efflux RND transporter permease subunit, which encodes MKIVESSMRRPVGVIIGTLALIVFGLYGLYQIGIERMPNVDIPVVMVRTTLEGASPAIVDNDVTDVLEARINTIEGIKNISSSSYEGRSFIIVEFVLERDIDNAAADVRGKASMVQSSLPDDAKSPQTDKFNMDDRPVMFIAVESTGQTSRRDLSRFVDKVALERLQTVQGVGGAESGGFQERQIRVWVDPYKLESRNLTALEVKNAIQNKHVELPAGRVETGAQEYGIRLNGEYASVEELANLPIKNVNGAVIRLRDIARIEDGFEDVRNVALYNGKDSILIFIRKQRGANEVDLAAGVKKRLEELNGIAPPGVTLKVVQDNSVYILNSMHGVRDDIIMGILLTSLIMFLFLRTFRATIVTVITIPVCLLGSIIVLWGMGFTLNNMSAMGLSLAVGMVVDATTVVIENVQRHREMGKTAMRAALDGTSEVGASVIAGAATTIAVFLPVALMPGMIGRFFSSFGTTVTVTIAISLLLSVTLTPFLCANLLGRMKKPVRWQNWMEKPLIWLERGYSRVLKAAVRHRLSTLAIAVGAFTAGIFIAGKLGSEFFPNEDQGRFNISVEMAADASIESTLAFMKELSETVQQDPRVLYTYGNAGGGAGSAVYKGTLHVHLVDRKLRPSSGAIMREWREKLAAYKDVDIKLGNWGGSDLTLVIQGPTTEELAKLGDEIKADLQREKRGLADIVTDLQMNKPRINLELNRALADDLGVNVRTLSSELDAWFGGTTAGTFNDEGYRYDIRIRADEPGRNTPDKVLNTLVRTNGGDLIRADGLVTPVMDMAPNVIKRYNRQRSIQIQANTEGISPGEGIQIMEEVFRRHAPQNGLFTMTPAGDSENMRESFGYIVTGIVFAVVLVYMVMAVQFESFLHPLTVMFSLPLMTSGAFGFLYLMGLRLSVMSLMGIILLIGIVVNNAIMLVDFANKERAKGLDKVTAMLNAGPLRLRAILMTTTSTMIGTLPIALGLSLGGEVRQPMSAAVIGGLFTSTLLTLLVIPVVYLSMDDFADFVKGKLHRAKAVRRGRRMKKAAFSQTKGA
- a CDS encoding NAD(P)-dependent oxidoreductase produces the protein MTVIEPEGPEAWFAALREIAAVEFVNPDGPVRPEEIDEILARSAAVVITSATAISNDQLLAATGLKLIAKCGGPPSNIDVGYAARCGVAVSCVPGANTTTIAEYTVMLIIAALRRFDLQLPVIRRGGWRSSDSLLGHDLRGATVGIVGLGAIGREVLDRLVPFGCRLLVYSPHARDGRPDDGRFSFVETLEEMLPQCDAVTLHCRVNEATRGFFDERLFEMMKPGSVFVNTARGALVDEAALARALENGPLSAAAVDVFQVEPPQSGNPLLRCGSALLTPHSAGWTAEALRRECRGAVDSVLAFFANRTIPGLLNEDYIRHLR
- a CDS encoding M18 family aminopeptidase → MKNDVSRRLIDFLDGSPTCYQAIENLSSRLREKGYAPLRESERWALARGGKYFVTRGESSLIAFRLPAGELRGFMLTASHSDSPTFKLRQNAEVPSAGNTVRLSVEGYGGAIMRSWLDKPLSVAGRVFVKEGAGLASKLIDIDRDLLVIPSLAIHMNREMNKGVELKANVDMLPLFSAAGEEGAFRRLVAEAAGVGADEIVSTELFLYPRTPGTLVGLNEEFIASPRLDDLECVFCCYNGFVESESEPSASAPLFCVFNNEEVGSGSRQGANSTFLEDTVGRICGSLGMSADERGAAVADSFMISADNAHAIHPAHSEYADGNEFPVLNGGVVIKYNAAQKYTTDGLSGAVFTRLCELAGVPVQRYSNRADLPGGSTLGNISGSHLSVPTVDIGLPQLAMHSCYEIAGVKDAEYLIAAARAFYGKSFRHGADGRIALE
- a CDS encoding TolC family protein, translating into MKRIMRAVLLAGALLCPAGLRAQDLSIGEAIVTALEQSPTLNSRRQELNKAKGGVVQARGNFLPRLSLTGQYSDNRSPTVIGTSRTDSVSAGIALTQNLYAGGRHAAQRRQAQATLSQAELGVREAEEALAVNVYDAFYGVILAREKVAAAQDAVETSRTHVREVRQMLGVGLANQLEVIRAEQKLSANEAALASSRGAFDAERITLLNLMGLAPSSALLPKGTLELADPRGTAQQSVALAQKQRADVAMLEKQIAIQSEQIKIVRGAMKPSFDLSAAADYSDPYRNQDAGDDSWKATLTLEIPLYDRGQTRGEVMKAKAVQEQNKQALRQKELDVLSEIELAWVEIGDSAVQVEAHRKSLALARETLRLSQVGYREGVTPQLDLLEAQSNLTAARKDYSQSLFDHLMKVVALKRAEGALIPWTLEGKKR
- a CDS encoding TIGR01212 family radical SAM protein (This family includes YhcC from E. coli K-12, an uncharacterized radical SAM protein.) produces the protein MKHLLRWSAVLRRQFGERVQKVSLDIGAGCPHRQGLRGGGCIFCDERGGGSGAFIQGISLREQVRRGIAGAWKHYGTRSIILYFQSYSATNLPLERFASALNEARDAAAALGANVRAISVSTRPDLLPEPVLNYLQELAENCQIWLELGVQTTDPQGLRWLRRGHGLDVVEQALARLSKTRVQTCAHLIAGIPGEREDQLTRSALWLAERGVQALKFHPLYVLRGTPLETLYAAGRFEPLSRKGYVGRLVEALWKLPDGIVLQRLTAGVRPAQLVAPQWILDKESLERQIAARFIFMPPRQNSVR
- a CDS encoding efflux RND transporter periplasmic adaptor subunit; translated protein: MKKRFCLIPLLALTLSPLRPAPIAAAPAGPAYVRIKVLRADATIREGFTQNTSLEALQRVVLYPRVTGRLERLTVAKGAVVKKGQQIAVLAHAEQDAQIAAARAAVARTRAEWANAQIELQRYQRLKKEGFSTQQLLDSKDTAYRSARAQYDAARSDLDRLTVTRDEYIITASIDGTVLNDYALAPGAMLSPNTPVAELADLSVIKATFRVPEKRFYSVHPGMSVLLSLDALPREEFRAQIVAVDDYIDPQSRTASVEAQLENAAAGDKLRPGMFGRAFVVEREAVGAFVVPTSALRLDRTADPENNELVLHEHGTAKVVKVKTGISQGVDVQILAGLKDGDEVIVFGGNALKDGDPVRLMQ
- the tpiA gene encoding triose-phosphate isomerase, which codes for MRRKPAFRVNAMPGSGLFDNQRCRKARSGMKRIFLFGNWKMNQSLHAINDFAAESAAFFSERPGLNAETEICVFPPFVLIPEAVKNFTNLGINVGAQNASDHGEGAYTGEVAPSMLKEAGCRYVIVGHSERRHIYGESSELVNKKALNCLASALIPVLCVGETLEQRDAGRTAAVISDQLQKGVKDFPAGAAYIVAYEPVWAIGTGRAASAEDAEKVCRLIKDSVRVPVLYGGSVKPSNAAELFSRPSIDGGLIGGASLKARDFFAILKNFRAAEL